A stretch of Malus sylvestris chromosome 11, drMalSylv7.2, whole genome shotgun sequence DNA encodes these proteins:
- the LOC126590674 gene encoding protein GRAVITROPIC IN THE LIGHT 1-like, with product MEFATAKPLKPSSNISDIVSKFAKVCKLRSIGVFSSENPDHNHQPNNPNISNAHLGEDSSDVTEETECDGVKIHPQPVEVNRASDKCGDAELSKLFDIVSALKLAYVQLQQAHLPYNPKKIVAADEQFMTELEALCKMKRACKEKQCIKLKSDPSRSDILKKKVELNEKLLDELKFQMEVKNSDILCLQKELRDLDSVNVALAEKVSQVSLQRKNVKVWNVATFQDAFRAASKSIHDFAKPLISLMKASGWDLDLAAKTVEVEAVYSKRAHKKYAFEAYIARRMFYGMSLISHNVDGIMRYDDPIDALMENPDSDFARFCGEKYLLVVHPTMEAKFFGHLDHRTLVLSGRHPRTPFYQIFARMARSVWVLCGIAPSIDSEAKMFTVERGSKFSDVHMESVEEDGEGAAVWGERLVEFMVVPGVRIGETIVRSRVYVSKSKM from the coding sequence ATGGAATTTGCTACTGCCAAACCCCTTAAACCCTCCTCAAACATATCTGATATTGTCTCCAAGTTTGCCAAAGTTTGCAAGTTGAGATCCATTGGCGTGTTTTCGTCCGAAAACCCGGATCATAACCATCAACCCAACAACCCCAACATTAGTAATGCACATTTGGGTGAGGATAGCAGCGATGTGACAGAGGAGACAGAGTGTGATGGGGTGAAGATCCACCCCCAGCCCGTGGAAGTAAATAGAGCAAGTGATAAGTGTGGGGATGCAGAGTTATCCAAGTTGTTTGACATTGTTTCAGCTCTGAAATTAGCTTACGTTCAGCTTCAGCAAGCTCATTTGCCCTATAACCCGAAGAAGATTGTAGCTGCGGACGAACAATTTATGACTGAGCTTGAAGCGCTCTGCAAGATGAAGCGCGCATGTAAGGAGAAGCAATGTATAAAGTTGAAGTCTGATCCCTCTCGTTCTGATATCCTGAAGAAGAAAGTTGAACTGAATGAGAAGCTACTGGACGAGTTGAAGTTTCAAATGGAAGTTAAGAACTCTGATATACTCTGCTTGCAAAAAGAGCTCAGGGATTTGGATTCGGTGAATGTGGCACTGGCTGAAAAGGTAAGTCAGGTAAGTTTGCAGAGGAAGAATGTAAAGGTGTGGAACGTTGCGACATTTCAGGATGCTTTCAGAGCTGCGTCGAAATCTATTCATGATTTTGCAAAGCCGTTAATTAGCTTGATGAAAGCTTCAGGCTGGGATTTGGATCTTGCGGCAAAGACAGTGGAAGTGGAAGCTGTGTATTCAAAAAGGGCCCACAAAAAATATGCATTTGAAGCCTACATTGCTAGGAGAATGTTTTATGGAATGTCATTGATATCTCATAATGTGGATGGTATTATGAGATATGATGACCCGATCGATGCCCTGATGGAGAACCCAGATTCCGATTTTGCAAGATTCTGTGGAGAAAAGTATCTCTTAGTTGTTCATCCGACAATGGAAGCCAAGTTTTTTGGGCATCTGGATCACAGGACTCTTGTATTGAGTGGCAGGCATCCGAGGACTCCATTCTACCAAATATTCGCGAGAATGGCAAGGTCGGTTTGGGTGTTATGTGGCATTGCACCTTCGATAGATTCTGAAGCAAAAATGTTCACTGTCGAAAGAGGAAGTAAATTCTCCGATGTCCATATGGAGTCCGTGGAGGAAGACGGGGAAGGCGCAGCTGTCTGGGGTGAACGACTGGTGGAGTTTATGGTCGTGCCCGGAGTTAGAATTGGAGAGACAATTGTGAGGTCTCGGGTGTATGTTTCGAAATCAAAAATGTAA
- the LOC126590677 gene encoding transcription repressor OFP17-like yields MKLKASVALRSKLLKPCRNFLQIFRFKLKKPFFLRALRLRRSPYTQVKEDKKSLKKKSRITLFLSSFCSTRKPKGMDRLAALKSFSERGGDGNGIMHYSSPVTPAYLKAMSGGRAAASGHDEVQDACRSFENYLVEMIIEEGKVGDLMDVEELLYCWKNLKCPVFIDLVGRFYGELCKDLFSPTSDQS; encoded by the coding sequence ATGAAGTTGAAGGCATCAGTTGCCTTGAGATCCAAGCTACTTAAACCATGCAGAAATTTCCTACAAATCTTCAGATTCAAGCTCAAAAAACCATTCTTTTTAAGAGCTCTTCGTCTCCGTCGATCTCCTTACACCCAAGTGAAAGAGGATAAAAAGTCTCTCAAGAAGAAGAGTCGGATAACTTTGTTCCTATCATCTTTCTGTTCAACCAGGAAGCCGAAAGGAATGGACAGACTAGCAGCGCTCAAGAGCTTCTCTGAAAGAGGGGGCGACGGAAATGGAATAATGCACTATTCGTCACCAGTCACACCGGCTTATTTGAAGGCTATGTCCGGAGGAAGGGCGGCGGCTTCGGGTCATGACGAGGTGCAAGATGCGTGCAGGAGTTTTGAGAACTATTTGGTGGAGATGATCATTGAGGAAGGGAAAGTGGGGGACTTGATGGATGTGGAAGAGCTTCTGTATTGCTGGAAGAACCTCAAGTGCCCTGTTTTCATTGATTTGGTTGGGAGATTCTATGGGGAGCTTTGCAAGGACTTGTTTTCCCCTACCAGTGATCAAAGTTAG
- the LOC126590675 gene encoding transcription repressor OFP4-like encodes MGNYKFRFSDMIPNAWFYKLKDMSSTRNKNHNTSQHHHHSTDQKKPTSNKFSPPQKSHLSQTRRYSYYFSTQPNIENKFSNSPIHPKASDTHFPENPRRISTRRSERKAVYKPSPNKSVSKSSSNCNCHAQINSVWTDERHRNIQSPDYFGSSSESSSEADFHELIPSEFECDLKFPDMKNEGSTRKIHDQKLDGFDSDLISEVELPPILTKPLKFDEATKFKRSSSKVKEIQGQRSLTVKIVKEESIRKGNQRKVARNSVRKSSASSTGIRLRGNSPRLGRKKKTQPCGRKSVPSSPSSCLKSKNRHLSESFAVVKSSVDPQRDFRDSMMEMIVENNIRAAKDLEDLLACYLSLNSKEYHELIVKAFEQIWFDMAHIKMFRPLGLILEGLCFMSPPLFLVFFLFLEG; translated from the exons ATGGGGAATTACAAGTTCAGATTTTCAGACATGATCCCAAATGCTTGGTTTTACAAGCTCAAAGACATGAGCAGCACCAGAAACAAAAACCACAACACCTCCCAGCACCATCATCACTCCACCGATCAGAAGAAACCAACCTCAAATAAATTCTCACCACCCCAAAAATCTCACCTATCTCAAACAAGAAGATACTCCTATTACTTCTCTACACAACCCAACATAGAAAACAAGTTCTCCAATTCACCTATCCACCCAAAAGCCTCAGACACACATTTTCCCGAAAACCCCAGAAGAATATCCACCAGAAGATCCGAAAGAAAAGCTGTTTACAAGCCTTCTCCTAACAAATCTGTCTCAAAGTCCTCATCAAATTGCAACTGTCATGCTCAGATTAATTCGGTTTGGACTGATGAGCGCCACAGAAATATTCAGTCTCCCGATTACTTTGGTTCTTCTAGTGAGAGTTCTAGTGAGGCTGACTTTCACGAATTAATCCCATCAGAATTTGAATGTGACCTGAAATTTCCTGACATGAAAAATGAAGGCTCAACAAGAAAAATCCATGATCAGAAGCTTGATGGGTTTGATTCTGATCTGATCTCAGAGGTAGAGCTTCCTCCAATTTTGACAAAGCCACTGAAATTTGATGAGGCCACCAAGTTCAAGAGAAGTTCATCAAAAGTGAAGGAAATACAAGGACAAAGGTCTCTCACTGTCAAAATTGTCAAGGAGGAAAGCATTAGGAAGGGTAACCAAAGGAAAGTTGCCCGGAATTCGGTTCGAAAGTCTTCTGCCAGTTCAACAGGCATAAGACTTAGAGGCAACTCTCCAAGActtggaaggaagaagaaaactcAGCCATGTGGTAGAAAGAGTGTGCCATCATCACCATCGTCGTGCTTGAAGTCGAAGAACAGGCACCTTTCAGAGAGTTTTGCAGTTGTGAAGTCCTCAGTTGATCCACAGAGGGACTTCAGGGATTCAATGATGGAGATGATTGTGGAGAACAATATCAGGGCAGCTAAGGATTTGGAAGACCTTCTTGCTTGCTATCTCTCACTCAACTCAAAGGAATATCATGAACTCATTGTCAAGGCCTTTGAGCAAATCTGGTTTGACATGGCACACATCAAAAT GTTTAGACCTTTAGGTTTGATTTTAGAGGGGTTATGTTTCATGTCACCTCctcttttccttgttttttttttgtttctagaagGGTAA
- the LOC126588371 gene encoding EPIDERMAL PATTERNING FACTOR-like protein 6, with protein MELKRLHRLIRFTTIGIFSIYALFTTISSTSTTCPDNNCAFTGKLDSYFQEFGKHSDKMREQRMMTLSLVRRYLSGPGSSPPRCTSKCGRCTPCKPVHVFVPPGTPVMAEYYPEAWRCKCGNKLYMP; from the exons ATGGAGTTGAAAAGACTTCACAGACTAATAAGGTTCACCACCATCGGCATTTTCTCAATTTATGCACTTTTCACCACCATCAGCTCCACTTCCACTACCTGTCCAG ATAACAACTGTGCCTTCACGGGCAAACTGGATTCATATTTTCAG GAATTTGGGAAGCACAGCGACAAAATGAGGGAGCAGAGGATGATGACTTTGAGCTTGGTTAGGAGGTACTTGAGTGGACCTGGATCGTCGCCCCCTCGGTGCACATCCAAGTGCGGCAGGTGCACCCCTTGCAAGCCGGTTCACGTGTTTGTGCCACCTGGGACGCCGGTGATGGCGGAGTACTACCCGGAGGCTTGGAGGTGCAAATGTGGCAACAAGTTGTACATGCCGTGA